From the Deinococcus gobiensis I-0 genome, the window TGGCCGTTGAAGGTCGCGCCGTAGCCGGTCTGGTAGCCGTACTGGTTCACCTGCTTGGGGTTGAACTTGGCCGACAGGCCGCTATTGCCGCTCTTGTCCAGCGACAGCCGGGCCATCGCCTTCTGGTAGGTGCCGCCGTCCTTGGGGTTCCAGGTCAGGTTGGCGAGGTCGGCGGGCTTCATGCCGGCCTTGGCGAGCAGGTCGGCGTTGTAGAAGATGGCGACGGTGTCGAAGTCCTTGGGCAGGCCGTACTGCTTGCCGTCGCGGCCCCACAGGTCCTTGAGACCGGGGTAGTAGATGCCCGTGTCGAGCTTGTCCCTGGCGATGTAGGGCGCGAGGTCCACGAGCTGGTTGTTGGCCGCGAACTGCGGATAGTAGCCCAGGTGGTTGGTGAACACGTCCGGCGCGGTGCCCGACACGAAGCCGGTCGTCAGGCTCGACCAGTAGTCGTCCCAGCCCTTCTGGCTGATCTTGACGGTGATGTCGGGGTTGGCCTTGGTAAAGGCGTTGGCGCACTGCTGGTAGGCGGGCTGCTGGTTGCTGTCCCACAGGACGTATTGCAGCGTGGTGGCGGCCTGGGCGGCGCTGAGGGCGGGGCTGGCGAGGACGGTCAGGGCGGCGGTGACGGTCAGGACTTTTTTCATCTACGGTTCCTCCGGGAACGGGAAGGGGGGGCGGGGTGGGGACGGCGGACGGACAGGGCGCGCAGGGGCGGCAACAGGGGTGGAGCGCGGCTGGAGGGACCGAGGTTCACGGGCGGCCTACTTGGTGCCGCTGAAGGCCAGCGACTCGACCACGCGCCGGCCCATGACCACGAGCAGCAGGAACACCGGGAGGATGGCGATGAAGGTGCCGGCCATCAGGCCCGTCCAGTCGGGCGTGCCCTGGGGGGTCTGGGTCTTGAAGACCTGGAGGGCGACGGGCAGCGTGTACGACGCCTCGTCCTTGGCGATCAGGAAGGGCCAGAAGAACTCGTTCCACATGCCGATGGTGGTCAGGATGGCGAGGGTGACGAGCGGCCCCTGGCTCATGGGCAGCGTGATCCGGAAGAAGATGGTCAGGGGGCTCGCGCCGTCGATGTACGCGGCTTCCTCGGTCTCACGCGGCAGCGACAGGAAGAACTGGCGCAGGAAGAACACGGCGAAGGGCGACATCAGGATGAAGGGGGCCACCATGCCGGGCATCGTGTTGAGCCAGCCCAGGTTCTTGACCGTGATGAAGTTGGGGATGAACAGTACGATCCCCGGAATCATCAGCGCGATCAGGAACAGGGTGAAGATGAAGTCGCGGCCCGGAAACCGCAGGCGGGCGAAGGCGTAGGCCGCCATCGCGGAGAAGAAGGTCTGGCCCACCACGATCAAGCCGGTGAACACGGCGCTGTTCTTCATCGCCGTGGCGAAGCTCACCGAGCTGCCCGACCCGCCCGCCGCCTGCGCCGCCTCGGGCGAGAGCAGCCCCAGCACGCGCTGAAAGTTGATCAGGGTGGGCTGCGAGGGCCACAGGCTGGCGGCCTCGGTATACAGCGCCTTGTTACCGGTCAGCGCCGTTTTTAGAACGATAAAAATCGGGAACACAGAGACGAAGACGATCAGGAGCAGGCACGCCCAGGCGACGAGGCGCCCGATAGGGAAGGCTTTCTTGGGGCGCTGGACATCCTGCGCGCGGCCGGTGGGGGTCAGGGTCGTCATCTTGGGTCCTTTATTCGAGGTCCGACTCGCCTGCGCGCAGCAGCCGCATCTGGAGCAGCGTGAACACGACCAGCAGGGCGAAGAGCAGCATGCTCATGGCGGTGGCGTAGCCCATTTTGAAAAAGGCGAAGGCGTTCTGGTAGATGTAGTAGACGAGCACCTTGGTGGCGTCCACGGGGCCGCCCTGGGTGGTCACGGCGACCGTGTCGAAAATCTGGAAAGAGCCGATGACCGAGGTCACGAGCACGAACACGGTGACCGGGCGTAGCAGGGGCAGCGTGATCTTCCAGAAGGTGTTCCACTCGCGCGAGCCGTCGATGGCCGCCGCCTCGTACACCGTGCGCGGAATGGCCTGGAGGCCGGCGTAGAACAGCAGCGCGTTGAAGCCCATGTGCTTCCAGATGTTGATGAAGGCGATGGTCGGGATGGCCTGACCGGCGTCGTTGAAAAAAGCCTGCCGGCCGATGGGCGTATTCGCCAGCCACTGGTTGACGATGCCCAGCAGCGGATCGAGCATCCACAGGAAGATCATGCCGACGAGCACGCTGGAGAGCAGATACGGCACGATGAGCAGCCCCTTGACGAACATGCTCTTGACCAGCCGGTCCATCGCCACGGCGAGCAGGATGGACAGCAGCGTCTGGAGCGGGATGTTCCACAGGACGTACTTCACGGTGATGCCCAGCGCCGACCAGAATTTGGGATCTTGCATGGCGTCGCGGTAGTTCTGGAAGCCCACGCCCTGCGGGTCGCTCAGGAGGTTCCAGTTCGTGAAGCTGATCTGGAACCCGCGCAGCGCCGGGTACAGGTAGAACACCGCGAAGCCGACGATGGCCGGAAGGATGAACAGGTAGCCGACCAGGGCCTGCGACGGCAGTTTTCGTCGCCGGGCCGTGCTCGCCGCGCTGTAGGGCTTGGTGGGGGTGCCTGTGGTCATACCTTCCTCCTGTGGCCGGGCGGCCCGCTGGTGCGCCGGGGGGCGGGGGCGAAAGTGGGGCGGGGCAGGTCCCCGCGCCGTGTCAGGCCGAATCCCGGACGATCAGGGACACGGGGTAGGGGGGCGGGGTGACGCAGTCCTCGCCGCTTGTCAGGGCGATGAGGAGCCGGGCGGCCTCGCGCGCCATCTCGGCGTGGGGCACGCGCACGGTGGTGAGTTTGGGGTGCAGGTACTGCACGAAGTCGAAGTCGTCGAAGCCGCTGATGGCCAGGTCGCCGGGCACGCTCAGGCCCAGGCCGTGCGCGGCGCTCAGCGCGCCGGTCGCCATGCGGTCGTTGCCGCCCAGCAGCGCGTCGGGCAGATCGCCCGAGGCGTGCAGCTCCAGCAGCGCCCGCTCGCCCGAGGCGTAGGACCAGTCGCCGTCGATGTGCCGGGCGCGCACGCCGTGGGCCTTCGCGGCGGCGAAGAAGCTGTCGCGCCGCATCAGGGCCGTGCTGCCGTAGTCACGCGTGGGCAGCACGAGGGCGAGGTCGCGCCGCCCGCGCGCGACGTGGTGGGCGACCAGGGCGCGCATCCCGCTCGCGTAGTCGGCGCTGACCGTGTGCGGCGTACCCGGCAGGAAGTGGTCGAGCAGCACGACGTTCATGCCCCAGGAGGTCATGCGTTCCCACTGCGCGGCCTGAAGGCGCGTGCCGATGATCACGGCCCCGCCGATGCTGCGCTGGAGGTAACGCTGGCGCAGCTCGTCCAGGCTGGCCTCGTCGTGCGCCAGGAAGGCGGTCGCCAGGCTGTAGCCCTGGGCGTTGGCCTCGGCGGTCAGCGCCGCTTGGATCAGGTTGCGGTAGGGGTCACTCAGGGTGTCGGGGTCGTGCTCGAAAGAGGCGAAGCACAGCGTCGTGACGCGCGCCTCGCGCAGCGCCTTGGCGGCCTGGTTGGGGTGGTAGTCCAGGGCGCTGATCGAGGACAGGACCCGCTCGCGGGTGGTGGGGCGAATGGACGGATGGCCGTTGAGCACATTGGAAACGGTCTGATGCGACACGCCTGCATGGGCGGCGACATCCTTGAGCGTGGCGCGAGTCATGAACCTGACCTCCTGGACAGTCCTGCGGGTGAAGCCCTGACGGCTCCGCTGTTTTGATCGTTAAAGCTATGGAACCATAAGGCCGGTCGGGTGTCAATAGAACGTTCAAATTGCACCCGGTGCAGAGGATTCCGGCTACCGGCGACGGACGAAAAGCCGGAACGGACCGCCTCCTGCGGCGTCCGTTCCGGCCGGGTCGAATCTGGCGTCGCCGCGCACCCTGTCGGGGGCGGCTGGCCGTCAGGTCAGTCGGGCCGCACCTGGAAAGACACGGGAGGCACCTGTATTCCGTTCCAGGTCAGCGGCCCGGCGGTCCAGTTCTGGAGCAGGGTGCGCCCGGCGCGGCGGCTCAGGCGCAGGCCTGGCGGCAGGTCGGTGGTGTCCACGCCCGCCCGGCCCAGCACCCCGCGCAGCACCTCGGCGATCAGGGCCGGGCTGTGCGCGCCGATCACCACGCCCTCGCCCTGGCCGCCGGGGCGACACAGGGCCGCCGCCTGACCGTCCAGCGGGCCGCCCACGTAGCGGTGTGTGACCGCCGTGCCCGCCTCGGGGCGGTAGCTCTCGGCCCAGGCGAAGGCCTCGTACTCGCCGCCGGGGCCAGCCACGCGCGTTTCGAGGCCCGGGCGCAGCGAGTCGAATTGCGCCAGGCGGGCGCCCAGCAGCCCGGCGAGCGGCCCGAACTGCCCGCCCTCCGGCGTGCCGCCCGAGACGGTGCGGAAGGCCGTGCGCGGCCCGCAGACCAGCCGCGCGCCCGCCTCTACCGCCGCCGTCCAGCGCGCGGCCCGCTCCGGGGTCATCAGGGTGATGGCGGGCGCGACGACCACCGCGTAGCCGCTCAGGTCGGCGTCGGCGTGCAGCACGTCCACGTCTGCCCCCAGGGCGCGCAGGGCCGAGTAGTAGGCCAGCGTCTGCGCCCAGTAGTTCAGGCCCGCGCTGTGGGGTTGCAGGTCGTAGATCCACAGGCTCTCGTAGTCGTGCAGCAGGGCCACGCGGGCGGGCACCTCACCGGCCGGGAACCCCTCCAGGTTCAGCGCGGCGACCTCGGCGTGCCCCCGGTCGGGCGTCTCGTCGTGGCGCAGCAGGCCCGAGTGCAGGATCTCCTGGGCGGCGGTGGCGGCCCGCCAGCGGAAGTAGCTCACCACGTCGTTGCCGTGCGCCCACGCCTGGGCGGTCCACAGCGCCACCGCGCCGTCTGCGGGCAGCGGGTTGTAGGGCGCCCAGTTCACCTGCCCGCACTGCTGTTCCATCACCCAGGGGCCGGTGGGGGTGCCGGGGCCGCCCCGTCCCAGGCGGCCGGGCACGCCCGCGAGCAGCCCCCGGTACAGGTCGTGGTTGAAGGCCACGAGGTCGGGGTGCCCGGTGCGCGCATACTCCAGCTTCTGGGCCTCGTAGCCGGGCGGCGCGAAGAATTCCAGCATCCCGAGCGGGTAGTTGTCCCAGGTGGCGAAATCCAGCCCCCGGCTGACCTCGTAGTGGTCGAAGCCCGACTCGAAGATCATGAAGTTGTGCGTGACGAAACGCCCCGGCGAGCACTCGCGCAGGATGGCGACCTGCTCGGCCTGGAACTCGGCGATCATGGCCGAGCAGAAGCGGGCGTAGTCGAGCGCGTGCGCCGGGTTGGCCTCGGTGACGGTCAGGATGGGCGGCGCGAGCTGGTCCCAGGCCGCGTACTCCATGCTCCAGAAGGCGTTGCCCCAGGCCGCATTCAGGGCCTCCAGGGAGCCGTAGCGCTTTTCCAGCCAGCCGGGAAAGGCCGCCGCGCTCGCGCCGCCGTAGCTGCGGCTCGTGGCGTGGCAGCCGAACTCGTTGTCGGTCTGCCAGCCCACGACGGCCGGGTGCCCGCCGTAGCGCTCGGCGATGGCGCGCGTGATGCGCCGCGAGTGCTCGCGGTAGACCGGCGACGCGAAATCGTAGTGCCGCCGCGACCCGAACTCGCGCACGCGGCCCTGGTCGTCTACGGGCAGAATTTCGGGGTGGGCGCGCACCAGCCACGCGGGCGGGGTGGCGGTCGGCGTGCACAGCACCACGCGCAGGCCCTGGGCCGCGTACGTCTCGACGGCCTCGTCGAGCCAGGCCCAGTCGTACTCGCCGGGGTGCGGTTCCATGCGGCTCCAGGCGAACTCGGCGATCCGCACGAAGCTCAGGCCCAGCTCGCGCTGCTGGCGGGCATACGGAGCCCAGCGGTCCTGGGGCACCTGTTCGGGGTAGTCGCACACCCCCAGCAGGAGGTGGGGGACGGAGGGGCCGGGCGCGTCAGGGGGGAGGGTCATGGCCCGCATTTCAGCACGCGCGGGCGGCCCGCACAGGCCCCTGCTATCCTGAATCTTATGAAGCTGGTTCTCGCCGTGATTCAGGACGCCGACGCGACCGCCCTCGTGCGGACCCTGTCGGAACACGCCTTCGAGGTCACCAAGCTCGCCAGCACCGGCGGCTTTCTGCGCGAGGGCAACACCACCCTCATGATCGGGGTGGACGACGACCGCCTCCCCGAACTCAAGCGCCACGTGCAGCGCACCTGCCGCGCCCGCACCCGCCTGGTGTCCCCGAACGTGCCGATGGGTGAGCAGAACGAGAGCCTGATGGGCGACCCCGTCGAGGTGCCGGTGGGCGGCGCGGTCATGTTCGTGATGGGCGTGCAGGAGTTCGTGAAGGTCTGAGACGGACTCCGGTCGAGTCGCCCAGGATGTGATTTGAGCGGGGCGGGCAGGAGTCGGGCAAATTCCGGACGTGGAGCCGGGAGCGGGTGCGGCAACGCCGACAAGTGGGACGAAGGGTTCCCCTGACCCTGGGGGCACATAGGGTCAGGGGAGCCCCTTCCCGGTGGGTCAACGCCACAGACGGAATCCGGAGCACACCGAACCCTACGAAGCCCGCCCGGTGACCTCACGCCGCCGGGCGGGAAGGGACCGGATCCTTACAACCCGAAGCGGGCGTAGATGTCGTCCACATGGCGCAGGTACCACGCCAGATCGAAGGCGGCGTCCAGTTCGGCGTCGCCCAGCGGGTTCTCGGGGTCGGCCTTCAGGAGGTCGCGCAGGCCCTCGCCGGTCTCCCAGCTCTGGAGGGCATGGCGCTGCACCAGCCCGTAGGCGGCCTCGCGGCTCATGCCCTTCTCGTCGATCAGGGCGTGCAGTACCCGCTGCGAGAACACCAGCCCGCCCAGGTCGTTGAGGTTGCGCAGCATCCGCTCGGGGAACACCACGAGGTCGCGCAGCACGCCGGTCAGGCGGCGGGTCGCGTAGCTCGCGGCGGCGGTGGCGTCGGGCAGGATGATGCGCTCGGCGCTCGAATGGCTGATGTCGCGCTCGTGCCACAGGGCCACGTTCTCCAGGCCGGTCGTCAGGTGGCCGCGCAGCAGCCGCGCGAAGCCGGTGACGTTCTCGGTCAGGATCGGGTTTTTCTTGTGCGGCATGGACGAGCTGCCGGTCTGGCCCTTGCCGAAGGGCTCCATCGCCTCGCGCACCTCGCTGCGTTGCAGGTGGCGAATTTCCACGGCGATCTTTTCCAGCGTGGTCCCCAGGATCGCCAGGGCCGAGAGCACCTCGGCGTGGCGGTCGCGGGCCAGCGTCTGGTTGGTCACGGGCGCGGCCTGCCAGCCCCAGCGTCCGGCGACTTCCTCCTCCACGCGCGGCGAGACGTGCGCGTAGGTGCCCACCGACCCCGAGAGCATGACGACCTGCACGCGGCGCCGGGCGGCGTGCAGGCGCTCCAGGTCGCGGTCCAGGGCGGTCATCCAGTTCAGGAACTTCAGGCCGAAGGTCATCGGCTCGGCGTGGATGCCGTGGGTGCGGCCCACCGTCGGCGTGTGCTTGTAGGCCACGGCCTGGGTGCGGCACACCTCGCGCAGCGTCTCCACGTCGGCCACGATGAGGCCCAGCGCCTCGTCGAGCAGCAGGTTCTGGGCGGTGTCCACGACATCGGTGCTCGTCAGGCCGTGGTGGATGAAGCGCGCCTCGTCGCCGTAGCGGTCGGTCAGCGCGCGCGTGAAGGCCACGATGTCGTGCCGCGTCACCGCCTCGATCTCGGCCACCTTGAGGGCGAAGGCGTCGTCCAGCGGGTCGGCCTCGCTCTTCTGCACAAGGACGGTATGGGCCTCGCGGGGCACCTCGCCGTGGTTGGCCTGGGCGTCCATGGCGGCGAGTTCCACCTTCAGCCAGGCGCGGTACTTGCTGGCCTCGCTCCACAGCGACTTCATCTCGGGGGTCAGGTAGCGGTCGATCATCGCCCCAGAGCCTATCCCAGCTGGGGCCTCCCCCAGCCGGGACATGTCTCGCCCCAAGCCGTCTTCACCCCCCTCTGGCCCGCGCCGTACCCCGCCGCCGCCACACTGCCGGCATGACTTCCGATCCGATTCCGACCGTCGCCCTGCCCGGAGGCGCCCGCGTGCCCGCGCTGGGCCAGGGCACCTGGAACATGGGCGACGACCCGCGCCGCCGCGCCGACGAGGTGCGTGCCCTCCAGACCGGCCTCGACCTGGGCCTGACCCTGCTGGACACCGCCGAGATGTACGGCGACGGTAACTCCGAGGAGCTGGTGGGCGAGGCCATCCGGGGCCGCCGCGACGAGGTGTTCCTGGTGAGCAAGGTGCTGCCTGGACACGCCACGCGCCGGGGCACGGTGGACGCCTGCCACGCCAGCCTGCGCCGCCTGGGCACCGACCGGCTCGACCTGTACCTGCTGCACTGGCGCGGGCGGGTGCCCCTGGCCGAAACGGTGCAGGCGCTGGAGGGCCTGCGCCAGTCGGGCGATATCCGTGCCTGGGGCGTGAGCAATTTTGACCCCGGCGACCTGCGCGAACTGGCTGGGGTGCCGGGGGGCGAGCATGTCGCGGCCAACCAGGTGCTCTACAACCTCACGCGCCGGGGCATCGAGTTCGACCTGCTGCCCGAAGCGCAGGCGCGCGGGTTGCCGGTCATGGCCTACTCGCCGGTCGAGCAGGGGAGACTGCTGGGCGACGCGGCGTTGCGGGCGGTCGCGGCCCGCCACGGCGTCCCGGAACTCCAGGTGGCCCTGGCCTGGGTGCTGCGCCAGCCGGGTGTGATCGCCATTCCCAAGTCGGGGCGGGCGGCCCACGTCCGCGAG encodes:
- a CDS encoding cyclic-di-AMP receptor, whose product is MKLVLAVIQDADATALVRTLSEHAFEVTKLASTGGFLREGNTTLMIGVDDDRLPELKRHVQRTCRARTRLVSPNVPMGEQNESLMGDPVEVPVGGAVMFVMGVQEFVKV
- a CDS encoding carbohydrate ABC transporter permease, which encodes MTTLTPTGRAQDVQRPKKAFPIGRLVAWACLLLIVFVSVFPIFIVLKTALTGNKALYTEAASLWPSQPTLINFQRVLGLLSPEAAQAAGGSGSSVSFATAMKNSAVFTGLIVVGQTFFSAMAAYAFARLRFPGRDFIFTLFLIALMIPGIVLFIPNFITVKNLGWLNTMPGMVAPFILMSPFAVFFLRQFFLSLPRETEEAAYIDGASPLTIFFRITLPMSQGPLVTLAILTTIGMWNEFFWPFLIAKDEASYTLPVALQVFKTQTPQGTPDWTGLMAGTFIAILPVFLLLVVMGRRVVESLAFSGTK
- a CDS encoding aldo/keto reductase, translating into MTSDPIPTVALPGGARVPALGQGTWNMGDDPRRRADEVRALQTGLDLGLTLLDTAEMYGDGNSEELVGEAIRGRRDEVFLVSKVLPGHATRRGTVDACHASLRRLGTDRLDLYLLHWRGRVPLAETVQALEGLRQSGDIRAWGVSNFDPGDLRELAGVPGGEHVAANQVLYNLTRRGIEFDLLPEAQARGLPVMAYSPVEQGRLLGDAALRAVAARHGVPELQVALAWVLRQPGVIAIPKSGRAAHVRENRAALDLRLTEQDLRDLDAAFPPPRRPQALEML
- a CDS encoding LacI family DNA-binding transcriptional regulator, coding for MTRATLKDVAAHAGVSHQTVSNVLNGHPSIRPTTRERVLSSISALDYHPNQAAKALREARVTTLCFASFEHDPDTLSDPYRNLIQAALTAEANAQGYSLATAFLAHDEASLDELRQRYLQRSIGGAVIIGTRLQAAQWERMTSWGMNVVLLDHFLPGTPHTVSADYASGMRALVAHHVARGRRDLALVLPTRDYGSTALMRRDSFFAAAKAHGVRARHIDGDWSYASGERALLELHASGDLPDALLGGNDRMATGALSAAHGLGLSVPGDLAISGFDDFDFVQYLHPKLTTVRVPHAEMAREAARLLIALTSGEDCVTPPPYPVSLIVRDSA
- the purB gene encoding adenylosuccinate lyase — protein: MIDRYLTPEMKSLWSEASKYRAWLKVELAAMDAQANHGEVPREAHTVLVQKSEADPLDDAFALKVAEIEAVTRHDIVAFTRALTDRYGDEARFIHHGLTSTDVVDTAQNLLLDEALGLIVADVETLREVCRTQAVAYKHTPTVGRTHGIHAEPMTFGLKFLNWMTALDRDLERLHAARRRVQVVMLSGSVGTYAHVSPRVEEEVAGRWGWQAAPVTNQTLARDRHAEVLSALAILGTTLEKIAVEIRHLQRSEVREAMEPFGKGQTGSSSMPHKKNPILTENVTGFARLLRGHLTTGLENVALWHERDISHSSAERIILPDATAAASYATRRLTGVLRDLVVFPERMLRNLNDLGGLVFSQRVLHALIDEKGMSREAAYGLVQRHALQSWETGEGLRDLLKADPENPLGDAELDAAFDLAWYLRHVDDIYARFGL
- a CDS encoding carbohydrate ABC transporter permease; the encoded protein is MTTGTPTKPYSAASTARRRKLPSQALVGYLFILPAIVGFAVFYLYPALRGFQISFTNWNLLSDPQGVGFQNYRDAMQDPKFWSALGITVKYVLWNIPLQTLLSILLAVAMDRLVKSMFVKGLLIVPYLLSSVLVGMIFLWMLDPLLGIVNQWLANTPIGRQAFFNDAGQAIPTIAFINIWKHMGFNALLFYAGLQAIPRTVYEAAAIDGSREWNTFWKITLPLLRPVTVFVLVTSVIGSFQIFDTVAVTTQGGPVDATKVLVYYIYQNAFAFFKMGYATAMSMLLFALLVVFTLLQMRLLRAGESDLE
- a CDS encoding beta-galactosidase, with the protein product MTLPPDAPGPSVPHLLLGVCDYPEQVPQDRWAPYARQQRELGLSFVRIAEFAWSRMEPHPGEYDWAWLDEAVETYAAQGLRVVLCTPTATPPAWLVRAHPEILPVDDQGRVREFGSRRHYDFASPVYREHSRRITRAIAERYGGHPAVVGWQTDNEFGCHATSRSYGGASAAAFPGWLEKRYGSLEALNAAWGNAFWSMEYAAWDQLAPPILTVTEANPAHALDYARFCSAMIAEFQAEQVAILRECSPGRFVTHNFMIFESGFDHYEVSRGLDFATWDNYPLGMLEFFAPPGYEAQKLEYARTGHPDLVAFNHDLYRGLLAGVPGRLGRGGPGTPTGPWVMEQQCGQVNWAPYNPLPADGAVALWTAQAWAHGNDVVSYFRWRAATAAQEILHSGLLRHDETPDRGHAEVAALNLEGFPAGEVPARVALLHDYESLWIYDLQPHSAGLNYWAQTLAYYSALRALGADVDVLHADADLSGYAVVVAPAITLMTPERAARWTAAVEAGARLVCGPRTAFRTVSGGTPEGGQFGPLAGLLGARLAQFDSLRPGLETRVAGPGGEYEAFAWAESYRPEAGTAVTHRYVGGPLDGQAAALCRPGGQGEGVVIGAHSPALIAEVLRGVLGRAGVDTTDLPPGLRLSRRAGRTLLQNWTAGPLTWNGIQVPPVSFQVRPD